One part of the Bacteroidia bacterium genome encodes these proteins:
- a CDS encoding CPBP family intramembrane metalloprotease, protein MNLLAGFKELFTQAHAAGKEAEIKEGDTEGKRRAGREVAIVSITAMICLILIRYFGDDFYFYEIARLLGFDDQLPLTTSGTSSYELIRLGWWIFVVVICYLIVPMAVIRWLLKKKVRDFGLRGKGVIKDAWLYVLLLTVMIPLVLLVGKGSGFQAKYPFYQVAGEGLSTGFWIWEAMYFFQFFTLEFFFRGFLLHGSKARFGYYAIFFMCIPYCMIHFQKPVAETLGSVLAGITLGALSLKSNSIWMGTLLHYSVAILMDMAALYYKGLL, encoded by the coding sequence ATGAACCTGCTCGCCGGATTTAAAGAACTCTTTACGCAGGCGCACGCGGCAGGAAAGGAAGCGGAGATCAAAGAAGGAGATACAGAGGGAAAAAGAAGAGCCGGGCGGGAAGTGGCGATCGTGAGTATTACCGCCATGATCTGCCTTATCCTGATCCGCTATTTCGGAGATGATTTTTACTTCTATGAAATTGCACGCCTGCTGGGATTCGACGATCAGTTACCGCTAACCACCTCCGGTACCTCTTCCTATGAACTCATCCGCCTCGGCTGGTGGATATTTGTGGTGGTTATTTGCTACCTGATTGTCCCCATGGCTGTAATCCGGTGGCTGCTCAAAAAAAAGGTTCGTGATTTTGGACTCAGGGGGAAAGGCGTGATCAAAGACGCCTGGCTCTATGTCCTCCTGCTCACGGTAATGATACCGTTGGTACTGCTGGTGGGAAAAGGAAGCGGATTTCAGGCAAAATATCCATTCTACCAGGTAGCAGGCGAGGGCTTAAGTACAGGTTTCTGGATATGGGAAGCGATGTACTTTTTTCAGTTCTTCACGCTGGAGTTCTTTTTCCGCGGCTTCCTTTTGCATGGGAGCAAAGCCCGTTTCGGATACTATGCTATATTTTTTATGTGTATTCCGTACTGTATGATCCATTTTCAGAAACCGGTTGCGGAAACACTCGGATCGGTTTTGGCGGGCATTACGCTCGGCGCACTCAGCCTGAAGAGCAACTCTATCTGGATGGGAACACTGCTGCACTATTCAGTAGCGATTCTGATGGATATGGCCGCTCTCTATTACAAAGGGCTACTCTGA
- a CDS encoding endonuclease/exonuclease/phosphatase family protein: MPKEEPAGKDLKRRNPLALRLVLWVNILIALLTALSLLAPHYSPADFYPLAFLGLSWYYLLWVNVLFIVFWIIFRKRLTIVSLIPLLLSWSNFGHLLQWNSPSEEHPSHPVKILSYNVRLFDLYNWTSNKNTRDRIMLFLKKENADILCLQEFYDNDSHFKILDTFLLILRRPFYHVEYTLKIKDQRFGIATFSKYPIVNRGFIDFNEQTNNACIYTDILKDGDTLRVYNVHLQSNRLNTDDLKFLESLGSGKEVDEIKSSERIFSKLKKGFIRRAAQAEIISEHMFKCPYPKIVCGDFNDSPYSYTYHTMARGMKDAFEERGSGLGKTYNGKFPSFRIDYILYGREWNATLFETLPESFSDHFPIYAVLEPAL, encoded by the coding sequence ATGCCTAAAGAAGAACCGGCCGGAAAAGATCTAAAGCGCAGAAACCCGCTGGCTTTACGCCTGGTGCTCTGGGTAAATATTCTTATTGCCCTCCTGACGGCACTCTCCCTGCTGGCTCCGCATTATAGTCCTGCCGATTTTTATCCCCTCGCCTTTCTCGGACTTTCCTGGTATTACCTCCTCTGGGTCAATGTACTATTTATAGTTTTCTGGATTATTTTCCGGAAAAGACTGACGATAGTTTCACTGATTCCGCTTCTGCTTTCCTGGTCCAATTTCGGACATCTGTTACAGTGGAACAGTCCTTCCGAAGAACACCCTTCGCACCCGGTCAAAATACTCTCCTATAATGTTCGTTTGTTCGACCTCTACAACTGGACCAGCAACAAGAACACCCGGGACCGTATTATGCTCTTTCTTAAAAAGGAGAATGCGGATATTCTCTGTCTGCAGGAATTTTATGATAACGACAGTCACTTTAAAATACTGGACACGTTCCTTCTGATACTCCGGAGACCATTCTACCATGTGGAGTACACACTGAAGATCAAAGACCAGCGTTTCGGAATCGCCACCTTCAGCAAATATCCCATTGTTAACCGAGGATTCATTGATTTCAACGAGCAAACGAACAACGCCTGTATTTACACAGACATATTGAAGGACGGCGACACCCTCCGGGTGTATAACGTGCACCTGCAGAGCAACCGCCTGAATACTGACGATCTCAAGTTTCTTGAAAGCTTGGGTAGTGGAAAGGAAGTTGATGAAATAAAAAGCTCAGAACGGATATTTTCAAAACTCAAAAAAGGATTTATTCGCCGTGCCGCACAAGCCGAGATCATCAGTGAACATATGTTCAAATGCCCCTATCCGAAGATCGTTTGCGGAGACTTCAACGACTCCCCTTATTCCTACACCTATCATACGATGGCACGGGGCATGAAGGATGCCTTTGAGGAAAGAGGAAGCGGACTGGGAAAAACCTATAACGGAAAATTCCCCTCATTCAGGATCGATTACATCCTGTACGGAAGGGAATGGAACGCCACACTATTTGAAACATTACCGGAGAGCTTCTCCGATCATTTTCCTATTTATGCGGTACTGGAACCTGCCTTATAA
- a CDS encoding rhomboid family intramembrane serine protease produces MFRSITNDIRMQLRSPSALIRIIIANVAVFLLLNLLLRIVLLLAGFSGGEINSWQHRIENWLALPYDPALLLTRPWTLFTSLFIHGGLTHILFNMLNLYWFGSIFSEFTKKRFSIVYFGGGLVSAALAWTMYQLFPQWYGIAAFMIGASGAVMAIVAAAATLVPDYSVNLIFIGPVRIKYLALFMILFDLLAVTQFSNTGGHIAHLGGAFFGYLYIRSIKNGWNLKLPKKKLKVVHRRSAGESVSKRDAQKRIDDILDKINRSGYDSLTKEEKEDWFKYSNKI; encoded by the coding sequence ATGTTCCGATCCATCACCAACGATATACGGATGCAGTTGCGCTCTCCCAGCGCCCTTATCCGTATCATCATTGCCAACGTAGCCGTTTTTCTTCTGCTCAACTTACTCCTCCGCATCGTACTCCTGCTGGCAGGATTCAGCGGCGGAGAGATTAATTCCTGGCAACACAGAATAGAAAACTGGCTTGCCCTTCCTTATGATCCGGCCCTGCTCCTCACCCGGCCATGGACGCTGTTTACCTCGCTTTTCATCCATGGCGGTCTGACGCATATTCTTTTTAACATGCTAAACTTATACTGGTTTGGTTCCATTTTCAGTGAATTTACAAAGAAGCGGTTCAGCATTGTATATTTCGGGGGCGGCCTGGTCTCCGCCGCACTGGCATGGACTATGTACCAGCTATTTCCGCAATGGTATGGCATCGCCGCTTTCATGATCGGCGCCAGCGGGGCCGTGATGGCCATCGTTGCCGCCGCCGCCACGCTCGTGCCGGACTATTCTGTGAATCTGATCTTCATTGGTCCTGTACGCATCAAGTACCTCGCACTCTTCATGATTCTCTTCGATCTGCTGGCGGTAACTCAGTTCAGCAACACAGGCGGGCACATCGCGCATCTGGGAGGAGCGTTTTTCGGATACCTTTATATACGTAGCATAAAAAATGGCTGGAATCTGAAACTCCCGAAAAAGAAACTCAAAGTGGTACACCGTCGATCTGCCGGTGAAAGCGTGAGCAAACGAGATGCACAAAAGAGAATTGATGACATTCTGGATAAGATCAACCGCTCCGGTTACGATTCGCTAACAAAGGAAGAAAAAGAAGACTGGTTCAAATACAGCAATAAAATCTGA
- a CDS encoding rhomboid family intramembrane serine protease yields the protein MFGAMLENLWGSRRFLIFYMVCGLGASITHQAYTGFKLMPAFSYETSENTSDFLTLIERNEGLLELASKDPQYSDYDPVALKELAAQADKEPGNRYHLDGMKARAEMIRRSVEDIPTVGASGAIYGLLMAFGMLFPNMLIHFMLFIPMRAKHFVILMIAVGVFYGVADFPGDQVAHFAHLGGMAFGFLMIKLWGRKHSF from the coding sequence ATGTTCGGTGCCATGCTGGAGAATCTCTGGGGCTCCCGGCGTTTCCTGATCTTTTATATGGTATGCGGACTGGGGGCCAGTATTACCCATCAGGCCTATACCGGATTCAAACTTATGCCTGCGTTTAGCTACGAAACGTCTGAGAATACGTCGGACTTCCTTACACTCATTGAACGCAATGAAGGGTTACTGGAACTTGCGTCCAAAGATCCGCAGTACTCAGATTATGATCCCGTTGCCCTGAAGGAACTGGCTGCACAGGCCGATAAGGAGCCTGGGAACCGTTACCATCTGGACGGGATGAAAGCGCGGGCTGAAATGATTCGCCGCTCTGTAGAGGACATTCCCACCGTAGGTGCTTCAGGTGCCATCTACGGATTGCTGATGGCATTCGGAATGCTGTTTCCGAACATGCTGATTCATTTTATGTTGTTCATTCCGATGCGTGCCAAGCACTTTGTAATTCTGATGATCGCAGTGGGAGTCTTTTACGGTGTAGCCGATTTTCCTGGCGATCAGGTGGCGCATTTCGCGCACCTGGGAGGAATGGCATTCGGTTTTCTGATGATCAAACTCTGGGGGCGTAAGCACAGTTTCTGA
- the mutL gene encoding DNA mismatch repair endonuclease MutL encodes MSSIIRLLPDAVANQIAAGEVIQRPASAVKELLENAIDAGASKIRLILKDSGRTLIHVIDNGSGMNEQDARMCFERHATSKLRNADDLFKIRTKGFRGEALASIASIAQVELKTKTAEAETGTCIIIEGNEIKSQEACSSNTGTSLAVKNLFYNVPARRNFLKSDNVEYRHVLEEFHRVAIAHPETAFTLIHNGEEELQLPAGTLRQRLSAIYGGSYHEKLMPVEEETTIVRISGLVSKPVFARKTRGEQFFFINNRYIKSPYLHHAVQAAFEGLIPPGEFVSYFLFLSIDPSRIDVNIHPTKTEVKFEDDHHIYSILRSAVKNSIGKFNLSPTLDFEQETGFQTYHPADKPIVPPTIKVNPDYNPFSKERAPSGGLASSKELNRYFESTLTTDHPLLPTQEIPEQKPNVITLQLGKYILSPIRSGLMIIQIRQAHERILFERILSGIRKQKGRSQQLLFPQHFTLNSENFLVLKELEPVLRGAGYDLNEFGKDTYVIHGIPPEMSETDALSALETLIAKQTISGAENKEGLEEHIAAVVAAGMSMKDGRVLRPEEMEGIIDDLFACEHPALSPSGRPTLITLNYEEIAQFFER; translated from the coding sequence ATGAGCAGCATCATCCGACTCCTTCCCGACGCTGTGGCAAATCAGATCGCTGCCGGCGAAGTGATCCAAAGACCGGCATCGGCCGTGAAGGAACTGCTTGAAAATGCGATAGATGCGGGAGCATCGAAGATCCGGCTGATTTTGAAGGATTCAGGACGCACCCTGATTCATGTGATAGACAACGGAAGCGGAATGAACGAGCAGGACGCCCGGATGTGCTTTGAGCGGCATGCCACATCCAAACTCCGGAATGCAGATGATCTTTTTAAGATACGCACCAAGGGGTTCCGGGGGGAAGCCCTTGCAAGCATTGCGTCTATCGCGCAGGTGGAGCTGAAAACAAAAACCGCAGAGGCAGAGACCGGCACCTGCATCATCATCGAAGGGAACGAGATCAAAAGTCAGGAAGCCTGCTCTTCCAATACCGGCACCTCGCTCGCTGTGAAAAATCTTTTTTATAATGTTCCGGCCCGTCGTAATTTTCTGAAATCCGACAACGTAGAATACCGGCATGTGCTGGAAGAATTTCACAGGGTAGCCATCGCACATCCCGAAACAGCCTTTACGCTGATCCATAACGGGGAGGAAGAACTGCAATTACCGGCGGGCACGCTGCGCCAGCGGCTCAGTGCGATATATGGTGGCAGTTATCATGAAAAGCTGATGCCCGTAGAAGAAGAGACTACGATTGTCCGGATCAGCGGACTGGTAAGCAAGCCCGTCTTCGCAAGAAAAACAAGAGGAGAACAGTTTTTTTTCATCAACAACCGTTATATTAAAAGTCCCTACCTGCACCATGCTGTTCAGGCTGCCTTTGAAGGACTCATCCCGCCCGGGGAATTTGTAAGCTATTTTCTGTTTCTTAGCATAGATCCCTCCCGCATTGATGTGAACATTCATCCCACCAAAACAGAGGTTAAATTCGAGGACGATCATCACATCTACTCTATATTGCGAAGCGCTGTGAAAAATTCGATTGGAAAATTCAACCTCTCTCCCACCCTGGACTTTGAGCAGGAAACAGGGTTTCAGACCTATCACCCGGCAGACAAACCCATCGTTCCCCCAACTATTAAAGTGAATCCGGATTATAACCCTTTCAGTAAGGAGAGAGCACCATCCGGCGGACTTGCTTCATCAAAGGAGCTGAACCGCTATTTTGAAAGCACACTCACCACGGACCATCCGTTATTGCCCACCCAGGAAATACCGGAGCAAAAGCCCAACGTAATCACCCTGCAACTGGGAAAATATATTTTATCACCTATCCGAAGCGGACTGATGATTATTCAAATCCGGCAGGCACATGAGCGTATCCTGTTCGAACGAATATTATCAGGCATCAGGAAGCAAAAAGGGAGAAGCCAGCAACTGCTCTTCCCCCAGCATTTTACCCTTAATTCTGAAAATTTTTTGGTACTGAAAGAGCTGGAGCCCGTGCTGCGCGGGGCGGGATACGACCTGAACGAATTTGGGAAAGACACCTACGTGATCCACGGTATTCCGCCGGAGATGAGTGAGACCGATGCCCTTTCAGCCCTGGAAACTCTTATTGCGAAACAGACCATAAGCGGGGCCGAAAACAAGGAAGGACTCGAGGAGCATATTGCCGCTGTGGTGGCCGCAGGAATGAGCATGAAAGACGGTCGTGTACTCCGTCCGGAGGAAATGGAGGGAATCATCGATGATCTTTTTGCGTGTGAACATCCCGCGCTGTCTCCCTCCGGACGGCCTACACTGATTACCCTCAACTACGAAGAGATTGCACAATTTTTTGAACGATGA
- a CDS encoding serine hydrolase, with translation MTRERFLALLLIPFLVIIVFAFLPVQEEGHSVFMRDTKRSWADSVFISLSPEERIAQLFMVAAYSNKDAKHEAEIEKLIREQKIGGLIFFQGGPARQASLTNRFQRKSKVPLMISIDGEWGLAMRLDSTVSYPRQMTLGAIADDSVIYKMGKEIARQCRRLGIHVNLAPVADVNNNPNNPVIGTRSFGEDKFNVARKAVMYMKGLQDGGVLANGKHFPGHGDTDKDSHKTLPVILHSRERLDSLELYPFRELIRNGLGSMMVAHLYIPSLDSSANTASTLSPRIVNELLKKELKFDGLIFTDALNMKGVSKFFQPGEVDVKALLAGNDVLLFAENVPLAISEIKKAITENRITQEEIDKRCIKILRAKEWCGLDQYKPVDTKNLIEDLNNAGAEYIRRLCYEKAVTVLANGTGIIPINGTNQKKIATIALGSKEITAFQEMVSLYAKCDHYNIPKNYKSEHLDTLNKYLATYDVLLISIHNLSLKPDSDFGFQPRLQLLMNRLIRSRPSVLTFFSNPYLLGSLDSVHLASAVVMGYEENLHSQEVAAMAIFGGIGANGMLPVTSSPLFKAGNGKNTGEPVRLSLSHPGEFMQYDLGFRIIDSLVKEGISEKAFPGAQLLVMKNGKVIRYSTYGAHTYTGKRAVKRTDLYDLASVTKIVSSTAALMKLCGEGVISVDQTLGFYLPELDSTNKRNLVIRQVLAHQAGLKDWIPFWTRTVKKGVYKPGIYQKDASEKYPFRVAEKLYINATYKDTIWKRIVESDIRDSGELKYSDLGYYFLQRIIEQKTGKSLDQYVQESFYDPMGLPTMMYRPRNKYSLRQIPPTEYDARFRKQLIWGDVHDQGAAMMGGVAGHAGLFSNAFDLAAMMQLFMNKGYFGGKKYMDPRVVEEFTACSFCPNNRRGIGFDKPEPDSTKAGPVPQCVSLKSYGHSGFTGTFAWADPGSGIVVILLTNRVFPDAEKNKLVKIGTRSKVLEEVCRMLK, from the coding sequence ATGACAAGGGAGCGATTTCTCGCCCTGCTGCTGATCCCTTTTTTGGTGATCATTGTTTTCGCTTTTCTTCCTGTGCAGGAGGAAGGGCACAGCGTTTTTATGCGGGATACCAAACGTTCCTGGGCCGATTCTGTCTTTATCTCACTGAGCCCGGAAGAGCGCATCGCCCAGCTCTTTATGGTTGCGGCCTACTCCAATAAGGATGCAAAACATGAGGCTGAAATTGAAAAGCTGATTCGTGAGCAGAAAATCGGCGGATTGATATTTTTTCAGGGTGGACCGGCACGGCAGGCCAGTCTCACCAACCGCTTTCAGAGAAAAAGTAAGGTTCCTCTGATGATTTCCATCGACGGAGAATGGGGGCTGGCCATGCGACTGGATTCCACCGTCTCATACCCACGCCAGATGACCCTGGGTGCAATCGCGGATGATTCTGTGATCTACAAAATGGGAAAGGAGATCGCAAGGCAATGTCGCCGTCTTGGCATTCATGTGAACCTTGCCCCTGTTGCGGATGTGAATAACAACCCCAACAACCCCGTAATTGGCACGCGTTCGTTCGGCGAAGATAAATTCAATGTCGCCCGTAAGGCAGTTATGTATATGAAGGGCCTGCAGGATGGCGGGGTGCTTGCCAACGGGAAACATTTTCCCGGTCACGGAGATACTGACAAGGATTCCCACAAGACCCTCCCTGTCATTTTGCACTCTCGTGAACGACTGGATTCTCTGGAGCTTTATCCCTTCCGGGAATTGATACGAAACGGACTGGGAAGCATGATGGTGGCGCATCTTTACATCCCTTCGCTCGACAGCTCTGCCAATACCGCTTCCACATTGTCACCCCGGATCGTAAACGAACTGCTGAAAAAGGAATTAAAATTCGATGGATTGATTTTCACTGATGCGCTGAATATGAAGGGGGTGTCAAAGTTTTTTCAGCCCGGGGAAGTGGATGTCAAGGCGCTGCTGGCGGGTAATGATGTCTTGCTCTTCGCGGAAAATGTTCCGCTCGCCATCTCCGAAATCAAAAAAGCCATTACGGAAAACAGAATCACACAAGAGGAGATTGATAAGCGATGTATTAAGATCCTGAGGGCGAAGGAGTGGTGCGGACTGGATCAATACAAGCCGGTAGATACGAAAAACCTGATAGAGGACCTGAATAATGCCGGAGCGGAATATATCCGCCGGCTTTGTTACGAAAAGGCCGTCACCGTGCTGGCGAATGGAACGGGAATAATCCCAATCAACGGCACAAATCAGAAGAAAATAGCCACCATAGCACTTGGATCAAAAGAAATAACCGCTTTTCAGGAAATGGTTTCACTTTATGCCAAATGCGATCATTACAACATTCCTAAGAACTATAAAAGTGAGCATCTCGACACGTTGAATAAATATCTGGCCACCTACGATGTGCTGCTGATCAGTATTCACAACCTGTCATTGAAGCCCGATTCCGATTTTGGATTTCAGCCCCGGCTTCAACTGCTGATGAACCGGTTGATCCGCAGCAGACCTTCGGTGCTAACCTTCTTCTCAAATCCCTACCTGTTGGGATCGCTGGACTCAGTGCATCTGGCATCGGCCGTTGTGATGGGCTATGAAGAGAATCTCCATAGCCAGGAAGTCGCTGCGATGGCAATTTTTGGCGGTATAGGGGCGAACGGAATGCTTCCTGTTACATCTTCTCCGCTGTTCAAAGCAGGCAACGGAAAGAATACAGGTGAGCCTGTGCGGCTTTCTCTCTCTCATCCCGGAGAATTCATGCAGTATGATCTCGGTTTCAGGATCATTGATTCCCTCGTTAAAGAGGGGATAAGCGAAAAGGCTTTTCCGGGAGCGCAGTTGCTGGTGATGAAAAACGGGAAAGTGATACGCTACTCCACCTATGGTGCCCACACTTATACCGGGAAGCGGGCGGTTAAACGAACGGATTTGTATGACCTGGCTTCGGTTACAAAGATCGTTTCCTCCACGGCGGCACTGATGAAATTGTGCGGAGAAGGAGTGATCAGTGTGGATCAAACACTCGGGTTTTATCTGCCCGAGTTGGATAGTACCAATAAACGAAATTTGGTGATCCGGCAGGTGCTGGCACATCAGGCAGGGCTGAAGGACTGGATACCTTTCTGGACAAGAACTGTAAAAAAGGGAGTGTATAAACCGGGGATCTACCAAAAAGATGCTTCGGAAAAATACCCTTTCCGCGTTGCTGAAAAACTATATATCAATGCCACTTACAAAGACACCATCTGGAAGCGGATTGTGGAGTCAGATATACGGGATTCGGGAGAATTAAAATACAGCGATTTAGGATATTATTTTCTTCAGCGGATTATAGAGCAGAAGACCGGGAAATCTCTCGACCAGTATGTTCAGGAGTCGTTTTATGATCCCATGGGACTTCCCACCATGATGTACCGGCCGAGGAATAAATATTCACTACGGCAGATTCCTCCTACTGAGTATGATGCACGGTTTAGAAAGCAGCTCATCTGGGGAGATGTGCATGATCAGGGTGCAGCGATGATGGGAGGAGTGGCCGGACATGCCGGATTGTTCTCGAACGCCTTTGATCTGGCAGCCATGATGCAGTTATTTATGAATAAAGGGTATTTCGGAGGTAAGAAGTACATGGATCCGCGGGTGGTGGAAGAGTTTACGGCATGCTCATTTTGCCCGAACAACAGAAGAGGAATAGGATTCGATAAGCCTGAACCTGACAGCACAAAGGCCGGTCCCGTTCCGCAATGTGTTTCCCTGAAAAGTTACGGGCACAGTGGCTTTACCGGCACTTTCGCCTGGGCGGATCCGGGAAGTGGAATTGTAGTTATTCTCCTTACTAACCGCGTCTTCCCGGATGCGGAAAAAAACAAGCTTGTAAAAATCGGCACCCGGAGTAAGGTACTGGAAGAGGTGTGCAGGATGCTGAAATAA
- a CDS encoding Rieske (2Fe-2S) protein → MSDRREFIIKSGLACAGGMLGLLSLSACKTIHTVTASEGGKNVLILPLNEFSYLSKGEPKQRNLVIVNHATIPFSIAVYKLEDGTYSALKMMCTHNACDLNATETVLVCPCHGSEFSQTGKVLSAPASVNLAPYRTEVSDNRIKIYL, encoded by the coding sequence ATGAGCGACCGGCGTGAATTTATAATAAAGTCGGGCTTAGCCTGCGCCGGAGGCATGCTGGGGTTGCTTTCACTCTCTGCCTGCAAAACCATACATACCGTTACGGCTTCCGAAGGCGGAAAGAACGTACTGATTCTTCCTTTGAATGAATTTTCCTATCTCTCCAAAGGTGAACCAAAGCAACGAAACCTGGTGATCGTCAATCATGCCACTATTCCGTTCAGTATTGCGGTCTATAAACTGGAAGACGGCACCTACTCTGCGCTGAAAATGATGTGCACACACAATGCCTGTGACCTGAATGCCACAGAAACCGTGCTGGTGTGTCCGTGCCATGGCAGTGAATTCAGCCAAACCGGTAAAGTGCTCTCGGCACCGGCCAGTGTGAATCTGGCCCCTTACCGTACAGAAGTTTCAGACAACCGGATAAAGATCTACCTGTGA
- a CDS encoding thiol oxidoreductase codes for MIVAGFTACDKLLPKAPDNTETLDGPIEGLSPEQLDRFLRGDAAFAEVFHTGNGLGPIFVSTSCASCHPSDGKGHPFSSLVRFGQNDSLGNTFLAQGGPQLQHRAIPGHTPESLPSNAPHSLFLPPSNAGLGLLAALTDLQILGFADPMDADGDGISGRPNYIAPPVFFVPTFIHQYNNGKFIGRFGRKAAAIDLLIQTVNAYNQDMGITSEFLNTDPYNPASGSGPGDGVPDPEISRTTIDDLVFYLRTIKPPTPRNQGDTEITAGKNLFVQIKCGKCHIPSWTTGVSDIQALSNITFYPYTDLLLHDMGPGLDDGYTEGGAMTSEWRTPPLWGLGLSPNSQGGEYFLMHDGRAHTLRDAILLHGGEGQDSKNLFQLLTEEEQEQLLKFLESL; via the coding sequence ATGATCGTGGCGGGATTTACGGCCTGCGACAAGCTCCTTCCAAAAGCTCCGGACAACACTGAAACACTTGATGGTCCTATAGAAGGTCTCTCCCCGGAACAACTGGATCGTTTTCTCCGTGGTGACGCTGCCTTTGCAGAAGTGTTTCACACAGGAAACGGACTGGGCCCCATTTTCGTTTCCACCAGTTGCGCCTCCTGCCATCCTTCCGACGGAAAAGGTCACCCCTTTTCTTCCCTTGTCCGCTTCGGACAAAATGATTCACTGGGAAATACCTTTCTTGCGCAGGGCGGTCCTCAGCTTCAGCACCGCGCCATACCCGGACATACTCCCGAATCTCTTCCTTCCAATGCACCCCATTCACTTTTTCTTCCTCCATCCAATGCCGGCCTCGGACTCCTGGCGGCACTCACGGACCTTCAGATTCTCGGATTTGCTGATCCGATGGATGCGGACGGGGACGGTATTTCCGGGCGACCGAACTATATTGCTCCGCCTGTTTTCTTTGTTCCCACCTTTATTCACCAGTATAATAATGGAAAGTTCATTGGGAGATTCGGACGAAAAGCCGCTGCGATTGATCTGCTGATACAAACCGTTAACGCCTATAACCAGGATATGGGAATCACCTCCGAATTTCTGAACACTGATCCTTACAACCCTGCTTCAGGAAGCGGACCCGGGGATGGTGTGCCGGACCCGGAAATTTCCCGCACTACCATAGATGACCTCGTTTTCTACCTGCGAACCATTAAACCACCTACACCCAGAAATCAGGGTGATACGGAAATAACGGCCGGAAAAAACCTCTTTGTCCAGATCAAATGCGGAAAATGTCATATTCCTTCTTGGACCACAGGCGTCTCTGATATCCAGGCCCTTTCCAATATTACTTTTTATCCCTACACAGATCTACTTTTACATGATATGGGACCAGGGCTTGATGATGGTTATACCGAAGGCGGTGCCATGACCAGTGAATGGAGAACGCCGCCCTTGTGGGGGCTTGGATTATCTCCCAACTCACAGGGAGGCGAATACTTTCTGATGCACGACGGAAGGGCGCATACCCTCCGCGATGCCATATTGCTGCACGGAGGAGAAGGCCAGGACAGTAAGAACCTGTTTCAGCTGCTAACAGAGGAAGAACAGGAGCAACTGCTCAAATTTTTAGAATCATTATGA